A single Comamonas sp. NLF-1-9 DNA region contains:
- the cutA gene encoding divalent-cation tolerance protein CutA codes for MNETKPAARQWAVNEEPGAMLGLETIAIVSTTVAQAHDAERLAALALQQRLAACVQVAQVQSHYRWKGALQREAEWRLDGKTTQAQAPALLALLRAHHPYELPELAVHTCEVSNAYADWVRAETGQALPGAG; via the coding sequence ATGAACGAAACCAAGCCTGCTGCGCGGCAGTGGGCCGTGAATGAGGAGCCAGGAGCGATGCTGGGACTTGAGACTATCGCGATCGTGAGCACCACGGTCGCACAGGCGCACGATGCCGAGCGGCTTGCGGCCCTGGCGCTGCAGCAGCGCCTGGCGGCCTGCGTGCAGGTGGCGCAGGTGCAATCGCATTACCGCTGGAAGGGCGCGCTGCAGCGCGAAGCCGAGTGGCGGCTCGACGGCAAGACGACGCAGGCGCAGGCGCCGGCGCTGCTGGCCTTGCTGCGCGCCCACCATCCCTACGAACTGCCCGAGCTGGCGGTGCACACCTGCGAGGTAAGCAACGCCTACGCCGACTGGGTGCGCGCCGAAACCGGCCAAGCCCTGCCCGGTGCCGGCTAG
- a CDS encoding EAL domain-containing protein, which produces MTLALIQGAALLLALCFLQSVLARLTIREPLPGRVLSGLLFGGICIVGMYTPLQLAPGVFFDARSVVLAMAALFGGWLPALIATVMAAAARIALGGSGLVVGSLVIVASSALGLLYRWASQRGYVGRGVLHYLGFGVLLHLLALALFQALDPATVAHVNSRLALPFLTVLAPATALLGWMLGDIERHLRTEASLAETAARLQAVTRSAPDLLMLIDVDGNYLEVMSSDASLATAPLSQLPGQNIDDQLPPEVARRAHETITRAVHSGQAQTLQYTLTTPAGPRHFEGRCQPVGVPVRGRDAVVFIARDRTDQVRSEVLLRESEERFRSVLSNLPMVSVKGYLADGSITFWNGASEQLYGYTAAEVLGKDIVSLVVRPDTVVRARAASARMFSTGSPIPPGEARVRRKDGSEVDVYASHALIQVQGQPPEAFSIDIDISVRKAAEERARYLAYFDALTGLPNRRLLVDRVQQVLLECRRNGSFAALFFLDLDHFKTLNDSHGHEAGDQVLMQTARRLQSSVREQDTVARLGGDEFVVLLPHLGSSGIPAPAVLRPLAEKLLAQLRRPYELQGQEQQLTASLGIALIDEHTASADELLKHADLAMYRAKDEGRNTLRFFDPHMQAAANARAGLQSRLHQALKHAQFELYYQPQVDEIGRIVGAEALLRWNDPVHGLVGPAQFIQLAEETGQIMEIGQWVLQAGMQQQARWQAQAELRPLSLSLNISARQFLQEGFAGELASLLARSGANPERLRLELTESVLLSNVQGVIEIMQQLRTLGLWLSLDDFGTGYSSLGYLKRLPLSELKIDQGFVRGMLDNPTDAAIARSIITLADSLQLTVVAEGVETQAHHALLLDQGCRKFQGYLFGRPVPLADFEVAVRAQL; this is translated from the coding sequence ATGACACTGGCACTGATCCAAGGCGCGGCCCTCCTGCTGGCTCTGTGTTTCCTGCAGAGCGTGCTGGCGCGCCTGACGATACGTGAGCCCTTGCCCGGGCGCGTGCTGTCTGGCCTGCTGTTCGGCGGCATCTGCATCGTCGGCATGTATACGCCGCTGCAGCTTGCGCCCGGCGTCTTTTTTGACGCGCGCTCCGTGGTGCTGGCCATGGCCGCGCTGTTTGGCGGCTGGCTGCCGGCGCTGATCGCCACCGTGATGGCCGCCGCCGCCCGCATTGCCCTGGGCGGCAGCGGCCTGGTAGTGGGCAGCCTGGTCATCGTGGCGTCGAGCGCACTCGGCTTGCTCTACCGCTGGGCCAGCCAGCGGGGCTACGTCGGGCGCGGCGTACTGCACTATCTGGGCTTTGGCGTACTGCTGCACCTGCTCGCGCTCGCACTGTTTCAGGCGCTCGATCCTGCAACCGTCGCGCACGTCAACAGCAGGCTCGCCCTGCCCTTTCTCACCGTGCTGGCGCCCGCGACGGCGCTGCTGGGCTGGATGCTGGGCGACATCGAGCGCCACCTGCGTACCGAAGCCTCGCTGGCCGAGACTGCCGCGCGCCTGCAAGCCGTCACCCGCTCGGCCCCCGACCTGCTGATGCTGATCGATGTCGATGGCAATTATCTGGAGGTCATGTCCTCCGACGCCTCGCTGGCCACCGCGCCGCTGTCGCAATTGCCGGGCCAGAACATCGACGACCAGCTGCCGCCCGAAGTGGCGCGGCGCGCACACGAGACCATCACCCGCGCCGTGCACAGCGGGCAGGCCCAGACGCTGCAATACACCCTGACCACGCCGGCGGGCCCGCGCCACTTCGAAGGCCGCTGCCAGCCCGTGGGCGTGCCGGTGCGCGGGCGCGATGCGGTGGTGTTCATCGCACGCGACCGCACCGACCAGGTGCGCTCCGAAGTGCTGCTGCGCGAGTCCGAAGAACGCTTTCGCAGCGTGCTCAGCAACCTGCCCATGGTCTCGGTCAAGGGCTATCTGGCCGATGGCAGCATCACTTTCTGGAACGGCGCGTCCGAGCAGCTCTACGGCTACACCGCGGCAGAGGTGCTGGGCAAGGACATCGTCAGCCTGGTGGTGCGCCCCGACACCGTGGTGCGGGCGCGCGCGGCGTCGGCGCGCATGTTCAGCACCGGCAGCCCCATCCCGCCGGGCGAGGCGCGGGTGCGCCGCAAGGACGGCAGCGAAGTCGACGTGTATGCAAGCCACGCGCTGATCCAGGTGCAGGGGCAACCGCCCGAAGCCTTTTCCATAGACATCGACATTTCGGTGCGCAAGGCGGCCGAGGAGCGGGCGCGCTACCTCGCCTACTTCGACGCCCTGACCGGCCTGCCCAACCGGCGGCTGCTGGTCGATCGCGTCCAGCAGGTGCTGCTCGAGTGCCGGCGCAACGGCTCGTTTGCCGCCCTCTTCTTTCTCGACCTGGACCACTTCAAGACGCTGAACGACAGCCACGGCCACGAAGCCGGCGACCAGGTGCTGATGCAGACCGCGCGGCGCCTGCAGTCCAGCGTGCGCGAACAGGACACCGTGGCGCGTCTGGGGGGCGACGAATTCGTGGTGTTGCTGCCGCACCTGGGCAGCTCGGGCATACCTGCGCCCGCGGTGCTGCGGCCGCTGGCCGAAAAACTGCTTGCGCAACTGCGCCGCCCCTACGAGCTGCAGGGGCAGGAGCAGCAGCTGACGGCGAGCCTGGGCATCGCGCTGATCGACGAGCACACCGCCAGCGCGGACGAACTGCTCAAGCACGCCGACCTGGCGATGTACCGCGCCAAGGACGAAGGGCGCAACACGCTGCGCTTTTTCGACCCGCACATGCAGGCCGCGGCCAATGCGCGCGCCGGCCTGCAAAGCCGGCTGCATCAGGCGCTCAAGCACGCCCAGTTCGAGCTTTACTACCAACCCCAGGTGGACGAGATCGGGCGCATCGTCGGCGCCGAGGCGCTGCTGCGCTGGAACGACCCGGTGCACGGCCTGGTGGGGCCGGCGCAGTTCATCCAGCTCGCCGAAGAGACCGGGCAGATCATGGAAATCGGCCAATGGGTGTTGCAGGCCGGCATGCAGCAGCAGGCGCGCTGGCAGGCCCAGGCAGAGCTGCGCCCCCTGAGCCTGTCGCTCAACATCAGCGCACGCCAATTCCTGCAGGAGGGTTTTGCCGGCGAGCTCGCCAGTCTGCTTGCGCGCAGCGGCGCCAACCCCGAGCGGCTGCGGCTGGAGCTGACCGAAAGCGTGCTGCTGAGCAACGTGCAGGGCGTGATCGAGATCATGCAGCAGCTGCGCACGCTGGGGCTGTGGCTCTCGCTCGACGACTTCGGCACCGGCTACTCCAGCCTGGGCTACCTCAAACGCCTGCCGCTGTCCGAACTGAAGATCGACCAGGGCTTCGTGCGCGGCATGCTGGACAACCCCACCGATGCGGCGATTGCGCGCAGCATCATCACGCTGGCCGACTCGCTGCAACTCACCGTCGTGGCCGAAGGCGTGGAAACCCAGGCGCACCACGCGCTGCTGCTCGACCAGGGTTGCCGCAAGTTTCAGGGCTATCTGTTCGGCCGCCCGGTGCCGCTGGCCGATTTCGAGGTGGCCGTGCGCGCCCAGCTCTGA
- a CDS encoding type II toxin-antitoxin system HicB family antitoxin, with amino-acid sequence MNTMTHKGYTARVGFDERDAIFAGRILGIADVIGFHGETVAELRAAFEEAVDDYLATCAKSGKQPLKPASGNMMLRVPPEVHLQAQIAAQARGQSLNQWAAEVFRNATLA; translated from the coding sequence ATGAACACCATGACCCACAAAGGCTATACCGCCCGTGTCGGGTTCGATGAGCGCGACGCCATCTTCGCTGGCCGCATCCTCGGCATTGCCGACGTGATTGGCTTTCATGGCGAAACCGTGGCCGAACTGCGCGCGGCGTTTGAGGAAGCCGTCGATGACTACCTGGCCACCTGCGCCAAGAGCGGCAAGCAGCCGCTCAAGCCCGCCAGCGGCAACATGATGCTGCGCGTGCCGCCTGAGGTTCACCTGCAGGCGCAAATCGCCGCGCAGGCACGCGGGCAAAGCCTCAACCAGTGGGCTGCTGAAGTGTTTCGCAATGCAACGCTGGCCTGA
- a CDS encoding type II toxin-antitoxin system HicA family toxin, whose amino-acid sequence MNGRQRKTLEAVFAKPTGKTLEWAAIESLLMATGCALVEGNGNRVRFVKDGHVAAFHRPHPAKEAKAYQVEQARDFLTLIGVKP is encoded by the coding sequence ATGAACGGCAGGCAGCGCAAGACTCTTGAAGCCGTGTTTGCCAAACCCACCGGCAAGACGCTGGAATGGGCAGCCATCGAATCCCTGCTCATGGCCACGGGGTGTGCGTTGGTAGAGGGCAATGGCAACCGCGTGCGATTCGTGAAGGACGGCCACGTCGCCGCCTTCCATCGCCCCCACCCGGCAAAGGAGGCCAAGGCGTACCAAGTGGAGCAGGCCCGCGATTTTCTGACCTTGATCGGAGTGAAACCATGA
- the rpsO gene encoding 30S ribosomal protein S15 encodes MISSTAKAEVVKANARSATDTGSPEVQVALLTARINELTPHFKQHVKDHHGRRGLLRMVSRRRKLLDYLKAKDAERYTALIAKLGLRK; translated from the coding sequence ATGATCTCTTCCACAGCCAAGGCCGAGGTAGTCAAGGCCAATGCCCGTTCCGCCACGGACACGGGCAGCCCCGAAGTGCAAGTGGCGCTGCTCACCGCGCGCATCAACGAACTGACCCCGCACTTCAAGCAGCACGTGAAGGACCACCATGGCCGCCGCGGTCTGCTGCGCATGGTGAGCCGTCGGCGCAAGCTGCTCGACTACCTCAAGGCCAAGGACGCCGAGCGCTATACCGCGCTGATCGCCAAGCTCGGCCTGCGCAAGTAA